A stretch of the Vigna radiata var. radiata cultivar VC1973A chromosome 9, Vradiata_ver6, whole genome shotgun sequence genome encodes the following:
- the LOC106772998 gene encoding FK506-binding protein 2 produces MSFPSSMNAVTLLLFFLFVSALVCAKKTGDVTELQIGVKHKPAKCEVQAHKGDKVKVHYRGKLTDGTVFDSSFERKNPIEFELGAGQVIKGWDQGLLGMCLGEKRKLKIPSRLGYGDQGSQPSIPGGATLIFDTELVGVNGVSLDEEDKTGSEL; encoded by the exons atgagttTCCCTTCTTCCATGAACGCCGTTacccttcttctcttcttccttttcgtTTCCGCATTAG TTTGTGCCAAGAAGACGGGTGATGTGACGGAGTTGCAGATAGGCGTTAAG CATAAACCAGCAAAATGTGAAGTTCAGGCACACAAAGGTGATAAAGTCAAAGTACACTACCGG GGAAAACTCACTGATGGAACTGTTTTCGATTCTAGCTTCGAAAGAAAAAATCCCATTGAATTCGAGCTTGGTGCTGGTCAAGTGATCAAAG GGTGGGACCAGGGATTATTGGGAATGTGTCTTGGTGAGAAGAGGAAGCTGAAAATACCATCAAGACTGGGCTATGGAGATCAGGGTTCCCAACCCTCTATTCCAG GTGGTGCAACACTGATATTTGACACTGAGCTGGTGGGAGTGAACGGTGTAAGTTTGGATGAAGAGGATAAGACGGGCTCTGAACTGTAG
- the LOC106774355 gene encoding probable copper-transporting ATPase HMA5, whose translation MEPNGIGELKVPLLQPPEAAAAVRTVMFQLSDIKCASCVNSVEAVVGGLNGVKSVAVSPLDGRAAVKFDPKLVTVKQIKEGIEESGFGVGELHEQDIAVCRVRIKGMACTSCSESVENALQMVEGVKKAIVGLALEEAKVHFDPNLTDVDKIIEAIEDTGFGADLISSGNDANKVFLKLEGVDSVEDVNLLMSSLELAAGVNHVEMDLSEHKVTVSYDPDVTGPRSLIHCVQEASCGPKKYQATLYSPSTQRGRDKVNEIRMYRDQFLFSCLFSVPVFLFAMVFPMFPPYGNWLNYRVHNMLTLGLFLRWILCTPVQFIIGKRFYVGSYHALKRKSANMDVLVALGTNAAYFYSLYILIKALTSDTFEGQDFFETSSMLISFILLGKYLEIVAKGKTSDALGKLTQLVPDKAYLVAIDTDGNITTETEIDTQLIQKNDIIKIVPGAKIPVDGIVIKGQSYANESMITGEARPVDKSPGDKVISGTINENGCLLVKATHVGSDTALSQIVQLVEAAQLAKAPVQKLADHISRVFVPIVVVVALITWLGWFIPGQAGIFPKHWIPTAMDAFELALQFAISVLVVACPCALGLATPTAVMVASGMGASQGVLIKGGNALEKAHKVTVVVFDKTGTLTVGKPEVVSAVLFSEFSMEELCDMTIAVEASSEHPIAKAVVVHAKRLRKKFGSSTEEIFDVDDFEVHMGAGVSGKVGDRTVVVGNKRLMHACNIPIGSQVEKYISENENLARTCILVSIDGKIAGAFCITDPVKPEARRVVSFLHSMGISSIIVTGDNRATATAIANEVGIDEVFAETDPVGKANKVKDLQMKGMTVAMVGDGINDSPALVAADVGMAIGAGTDIAIEAADIVLVKSSLEDVITAIDLSRKTMSRIRLNYIWALGYNILGMPIAAGVLYPFAGIRLPPWLAGACMAASSLSVVSSSLLLQFYKKPLHIESP comes from the exons ATGGAACCTAACGGGATTGGCGAACTCAAGGTACCGTTGTTGCAGCCTCCGGAGGCTGCCGCCGCCGTTAGGACAGTCATGTTTCAACTGAGCGACATCAAGTGTGCTTCGTGCGTAAATTCCGTCGAGGCCGTTGTTGGGGGTCTTAACGGCGTGAAAAGCGTCGCCGTTTCGCCGCTTGATGGCCGCGCTGCCGTCAAGTTTGATCCCAAGTTGGTTACT gtgaaacaaataaaagaaggCATAGAGGAGAGTGGGTTTGGAGTTGGTGAGCTTCATGAACAGGACATTGCAGTGTGCCGGGTGCGGATTAAAGGAATGGCATGCACAAGCTGCTCTGAGTCTGTTGAGAACGCCCTTCAAATGGTTGAAGGGGTGAAAAAGGCAATAGTTGGTCTTGCTTTGGAGGAGGCAAAAGTGCACTTTGATCCTAATCTAACCGATGTTGACAAGATAATTGAGGCCATAGAGGATACAGGTTTTGGAGCTGATCTTATTAGCTCTGGGAATGATGCGAACAAAGTGTTTCTAAAGCTGGAAGGTGTGGACTCCGTAGAAGATGTAAATTTATTAATGTCTTCTCTTGAGTTAGCTGCGGGGGTGAACCATGTCGAGATGGATTTGTCAGAACATAAAGTTACAGTTAGCTATGATCCGGATGTTACAGGTCCAAGGTCTCTCATTCACTGTGTTCAGGAAGCTAGCTGTGGCCCCAAGAAGTATCAAGCAACCTTATACTCTCCTTCGACGCAAAGAGGACGGGATAAGGTGAACGAAATCCGTATGTATAGGGACCAATTTTTGTTCAGCTGCTTATTTTCTGTTCCCGTCTTTCTATTTGCCATGGTGTTTCCCATGTTTCCTCCTTATGGAAACTGGTTAAACTACAGGGTCCATAACATGCTTACTCTTGGGCTGTTTTTAAGATGGATTCTTTGCACGCCTGTCCAGTTCATAATTGGCAAAAG GTTCTATGTTGGATCATATCACGCACTGAAGCGAAAATCTGCTAACATGGATGTGCTTGTTGCACTTGGCACAAATGCTGCTTATTTTTACTccctatatattttaataaaagcacTGACTTCGGATACATTTGAAGGACAAGATTTCTTTGAGACAAGTTCTATGTTGATATCCTTTATTCTATTAGGGAAGTATTTGGAAATTGTGGCTAAAGGGAAAACATCGGATGCTTTAGGAAAGCTGACTCAGCTTGTTCCTGATAAAGCTTATTTAGTAGCAATTGATACTGATGGAAATATAACCACTGAGACAGAAATTGACACTCAACTTATACAAAAAAATGACATAATTAAGATTGTTCCTGGGGCCAAAATTCCTGTTGATGGAATTGTTATAAAAGGGCAAAGCTACGCAAATGAAAGTATGATCACTGGGGAGGCAAGACCTGTTGATAAAAGCCCAGGAGACAAG GTCATCAGTGGAACCATCAATGAAAATGGATGCTTGCTGGTTAAGGCCACACATGTTGGATCAGACACTGCACTTTCTCAAATAGTTCAACTCGTTGAAGCTGCTCAACTTGCCAAAGCACCAGTTCAAAAACTTGCTGACCATATTTCAAGGGTTTTTGTTCCAATA GTGGTTGTTGTGGCACTGATAACTTGGCTTGGATGGTTCATTCCTGGGCAAGCTGGTATTTTCCCTAAACATTGGATACCAACAGCAATGGATGCATTCGAGCTTGCTTTACAGTTTGCTATTTCTGTATTGGTTGTTGCTTGCCCATGTGCTCTGGGACTTGCTACACCAACAGCAGTCATGGTTGCTTCAGGCATGGGTGCTTCTCAAGGTGTGCTCATAAAGGGCGGAAATGCACTGGAAAAGGCACACAAG GTAACTGTTGTTGTGTTTGATAAGACTGGTACTCTAACAGTTGGGAAGCCAGAGGTAGTTAGCGCAGTTCTGTTTTCTGAATTTTCTATGGAGGAGTTATGTGACATGACAATTGCTGTGGAG GCGAGCAGTGAGCACCCGATAGCAAAAGCTGTTGTGGTACATGCGAAGAGGCTGCGCAAGAAGTTTGGTTCTTCCACAGAGGAAATATTCGATGTGGATGATTTTGAGGTACACATGGGAGCTGGTGTAAGTGGAAAAGTTGGTGATAGAACGGTTGTAGTTGGAAACAAGAGACTCATGCATGCTTGTAATATTCCAATAGGTTCTCAGGTTGAGAAGTACATctctgaaaatgaaaatctggCTAGAACTTGCATTTTAGTTTCAATTGATGGAAAGATTGCTGGTGCATTCTGTATAACTGATCCTGTAAAGCCAGAGGCTAGACGTGTTGTATCTTTTCTCCACTCCATGGGCATTTCAAGCATCATTGTGACTGGTGATAACCGTGCTACCGCAACTGCTATTGCAAATGAAGTAGGTATTGATGAGGTTTTTGCTGAGACAGATCCTGTTGGCAAAGCTAACAAGGTGAAAGACTTGCAG ATGAAAGGAATGACTGTGGCAATGGTAGGTGATGGAATAAATGACTCGCCAGCCCTGGTTGCTGCTGATGTTGGGATGGCAATTGGTGCTGGAACTGACATAGCCATAGAAGCAGCCGATATAGTTCTGGTCAAAAGCAGTTTGGAAGATGTGATTACAGCCATAGATTTATCCAGAAAGACCATGTCACGCATCCGACTGAACTACATCTGGGCTCTTGGTTACAACATTCTAGGCATGCCAATTGCTGCTGGAGTCTTGTACCCTTTTGCAGGAATCAGATTGCCCCCATGGCTTGCTGGTGCTTGCATGGCTGCTTCTTCTCTTAGTGTGGTTTCATCCTCTCTTCTGCTGCAGTTCTATAAAAAACCTCTGCATATAGAATCCCCTTGA